The Streptomyces sp. V4I8 genome includes the window CCCGAACATGCCGCGCCCTCCCCTGGTCCCGCGTCATCTTGCGGTGCAGCATAAACGGCCCCACTGACACCGCTTCCACAGGGTTTTCACTCGTGCTTCACGGACTGGGCCCCGCCACCTGACGGCAGCCGGCCGACAGGGAAGAATGAGGGCCGTACCCCACGGTCGACCCTTGCGGAGGAGCGGGAAATGCAGGACGCGCGAGCGGGACAGGTCGCCGGACCCGAGGACCTCGTCGATGTGGCCCGCCTGGTCACGGCGTACTACGCGCTGCACCCGGACCCCGCCGAGCCGGGGCAGCGCGTGGCATTCGGCACCTCGGGGCACCGCGGATCGTCCTTCGCGGCGGCGTTCAACGAGGACCACATCGCGGCCACGAGCCAGGCCATCTGTGAGTACCGCGCCGCCCAGGGCACCGACGGCCCGCTCTTCCTCGGCGCCGACACCCACGCCCTGTCCGAGCCCGCGCGGATCACGGCACTGGAGGTGTTCGCCGCCAACGACGTGACCGTCCTCGTCGACCAGGCCGACGGCTACACGCCCACCCCGGCCGTCTCACATGCCATCCTCGCCCACAACCGCACCCGTACGTCCGGCCTCGCCGACGGTGTGGTGGTCACCCCCTCGCACAACCCGCCCGCCGACGGCGGCTTCAAGTACAACCCGCCGAGCGGTGGCCCGGCCGGTTCCGAGGCGACCTCGTGGATCCAGGACCGCGCCAACGAGATCATGACCGGCGGCCTGAAGGACGTACGCCGCATCCCCTACAGCCGCGCCCTCGCCGCACCCGGCACCGGCCGCCACGACTTCCTCGGCAGCTATGCGGCCGACCTGCCGAACGTGCTGGACCTGGACGCGATCCGGGCCGCCGGTGTGCGCATCGGCGCCGATCCGCTCGGCGGTGCCTCCGTCGCCTACTGGGGTCGGATCGCCGAGCAGCACCGGCTCGATCTGACGGTGGTCAACCCGCTGACCGATCCCACCTGGCGTTTCATGACGCTGGACTGGGACGGCAAGATCCGCATGGACTGCTCCTCGCCGTACGCCATGGCCTCGCTCATCGAGCGGCGCGACCGGTTCGACATCGCCACCGGCAACGACGCCGACGCCGACCGGCACGGCATCGTGACGCCGGACGGGGGCCTGATGAACCCCAACCACTATCTGGCCGTGGCGATCTCGTATCTGTTCGCGCACCGGGAGCAGTGGCCCGCGGGCGCGGGGATCGGCAAGACACTGGTGTCGTCCGGCATGATCGACCGGGTCGCGGCGGACGTCGGCCGGCAACTGGTCGAGGTCCCGGTCGGATTCAAGTGGTTCGTGGACGGCCTGGCCGACGGCACGCTCGGCTTCGGTGGCGAGGAGTCGGCGGGCGCGTCCTTCCTGCGCCGCGACGGCTCGGTGTGGACCACGGACAAGGACGGCATCATCCTGGCGCTGCTCGCCTCCGAGATCACGGCCGTCACCGGCAAGACGCCCTCGGAGCACTACGCGCGGCTCACCGACCGCTTCGGTGCCCCCGCCTACGCGCGCGTCGACGCTCCCGCCTCCCGCGAGGAGAAGGCGTTGCTCGCCAAGTTGTCCCCGCGGCAGGTCACGGCCGACACCCTGGCCGGCGAGCCGGTCACCACGGTGCTCACCGAGGCCCCCGGCAACGGCGCCGCCCTCGGCGGGATCAAGGTCGCCACCGCCAACGCCTGGTTCGCGGCCCGTCCTTCGGGCACCGAGGACGTGTACAAGATCTACGCGGAGTCGTTCCTCGGCCCGGACCATCTGCGTCGCGTCCAGGAAGAGGCCAGGTCCGTCGTACTCGCCGCGCTGGACGCCTGACCCGGGCGAGGACGGCCACCCTGCGGCGTGCTCAAGTGAGGTGGCACGTCGCAGCGGTGGTCAGCACTGCCTCCGCCAGGTGTCCAGTTCGGGCTTCTTCAGCATGGACGACAGGCGCAGCTTGCGGGCCGTCGGGCAGAAGCGGGCCGTGGGCTCCGCGTACTCCACGTGAAAGACGGCCTTGCCCGCCGCGGTGAACGGTGCGAGGAGCGCGCACTCGTCGTACTGTGCGCACTCCTCGTTGACCGCGAAGTCGAAGTCGTCGAGCAGGTGCGGGATCTGGGCGAGGTCGTTCTTGAGGCCCACGGCGAGGCCGCGCTCGTGGGCGATGGCGGCGATCATGCGGTTGTACCGGAGCTGGTGCCGCGCCGTGAGCGGGAAGCCGGTGTCGTTGCCGTAGCCCTCGACCAGGTCCGGTTCCACCGCGTCGAAGCCCTTGTCCCGGCACATGTCGAACCGGCGCTCCATGAGGGGGCGCAGGAGCGGGAGTTGGCGGATGTCGAGCCAGCGTTCGCCGTGCCAGCCGTTGGGCTTGCCGAGCAGGGAGCGGGGGAAGTCGCGTCGGTCGGGGCGGAAGTCCTCCCAGGCGCCGACGTTGACGTAGCAGATCACCTTGCGGCCGTCCCGGTGCAGGCGGGCGACGTCGTCGGAGGTGTTCTCGAAGCCGTCGATGTCGTAGACGGGTACGTCGACGGACGGGTCGACCTCGCCGTCGAGCTGCCACTGCCAGGCCAGCCCGGGGCGCGGCTGCCACCGCGCGCCGGGGGCGGGGTCCGGGGAGGGAGCGTGGCCGCCGGAGCACCCCGCCAGGGTGAGCAGGGCGGCCACGACCGCCGTCACGGTCCGCCTCACCGGTCCGCCTCCGCCAGTGCGGGGGTCAGCCGGGACCAGGGGTTGGGCGGTTCTCCCGTCACCGGTCCGCTCACGCCCGCGCCCCGCTCCCCCGCGGTCCGCAGGGCGAGCGGCACGAGCGGTTCGGGCACCCCGTAGACCAGGTGGCACAGCCGTGCGGCGGGCAGCCGCGTGGTCCACGAGGGGCGGCTGAAGTCCGACACGTACTGGGACCAGGGGCCTTCGAAGGTGACCGTCAGGTCGGCGAGGCGGGCGTAGCCGGGCGCGGGATGGACGCCCGGGTTGAGGACGACGGTCGAGGCGCCGAGCCGGCGGGCGGAGCGGACCAGTCGGCGGCAGTCCGGCAGTCCGTGCGGGGCCGCCGGCACCTGGTCAAGGAAGCAGCCGTCGACGGCGTACCACTCCTGGTGCCGGCGCAGATCGGCGGTGATGTCCTCGGGGTCGCGGGCGCCGTAGTCCGTGTCGAGGTAGCCGAGCAGCCGGGCTCCCGCCGAGCGCAGCGCCTCGGCCGCCGCGACGAACGCCGGATCGGGGGCCCGGCCGGGTCCGTTCGCGGGGTTCAGCACGACGGCGTAGGTGCGTGCGGCGCAGGTGATGAGCCGGTGCCAGGCGGCGGGGTCCTCGGCCGGATGTACGTACAGCGGGATCAGCAGGCTCACCGCGCCGGCACCCCCTTGGCCGTCCGAGCCCTTGGGCGGGCGGCCGCCCACAGTGCCGCCGCCGAGGCGTCGAGGGAGTGGGACGGCGACCAGCCGAGGGCGCCGCGGGCGGCGGTGATGTCCGAGCACTGCCACGACACCTGCGCGGACCGGGTCGATCCGCCGGCTTCCTCCTCGGCGATCAGGCCCCGGAAGCCGGCCGCGTCCGCCAGCGTCCGCACCAGCTCCCGCACCGGGCGGGCGTCGCCGCCGCCGACGTTGAGCACGGGCGGCACCGGTCCCGGGGCGGTGACCGCCAGTTGGGCGGCCCGCGCCACATCGCGTACGTCCACGAAGTCGCGGTGCGCGGACAGGTCACCTAGCCTCAGCATCGCCTCCGGGTCGTCCCCGGCGTCCGCGAGCAGAGCGGCGACCCGGCCGGGCAGTCCGGTGGGCGGGGCCCCCGGGCCGACCGGGTTCCCCACCCGCAGCACCACCGCGTCCAGCCCGGACGCGGTCACCGCCACCGTGCCCGCCAGCTTGGTGGCGCCGTACGGGCCGGCGGGCCGGGTCGCGGCCGACTCCGTGACCCGCACTCCGGGGTCGGTGGGCCCGTACTCCGCTGCCGAGCCCAGATGGACCAGGCGGGCCCCGGGCGCCGCATCCCGCAGGGCCGCGCACAGCACGGCGGGGCCGCGTGCGTTCACCTCCGCGAGGGTGACGGCATCGCCGCCGGTCGCGCCCGCGCAGTTGACGACGGCGTCGGGCGCGGCCGCGGCCAGGGCCGACGCCAGATCCTGGGGGCGGTCGGTGGCCAGGTCGACCCTGACGTCGGCGACCGGGGACCGTCCGCCGACGAGGACCCGCGCGCCCGGCAGGGCGCGCAGCCGTTGTACGACGTGCGTGCCCAGGTAGCCGGTGGCGCCGAGTACGAGGATGCGCATGGCTCCTCAGGCCCCCTTGAGCAGCAGCGACTTGCGGCTGGTGAACTCCGCGTTGGCCCGGTCGTAGTCGTCGGGGCGGCCGATGTCGAGCCAGTAGCCGTCGAACTCGTAGGCGTACGGGGGACGTCCGGCGGCGAGCAGGTCCATCACCAGTTCGTCGAAGCCCAGAGGAAGCCCGGGGGTGTAGTCGCCGAGTGTGGCGCGGGAGACGCCGTAGACGCCCATGGACACCCGGTAGTCGATGCTGGGCTTCTCGGTGAAGGCGACCACCCGGCTGGCGTCCGTGGTCAGCACCCCGAAGTCGATGTGCACCTTGCGGGCGTAGGTGGCGATGGTCAGGGGTGTGCCCGACGCCTCGTGCGTGCGCAGCACGTCGGCGTAGTCGAGGTCGGTGAGGACGTCGCCGTTCATGACCAGGAAGTGCCCGGGCAGCCGGTCGCGCAGGGTGAGCAGGGGGCCCATGGTGCCGAGCGGGCTCTCCTCGGTGGCGTAGTCGACTTTCAGGCCCCACTGGGTACCGTCGCCGACGTAGGCGCGGATGATCTCGCCCAGGTGGCCGATGGCGATGGTGCAGTGGGTGAAGCCGGCCGTGGACAGCTGGCGCAGCACGATCTCCAGGATCGCGTGCTGGTCGCCGATGGGGACGAGCGGCTTGGGCAGCGCGGTGGTGTACGGCCGTAGCCGGACGCCCTTTCCACCGGCCAGGATCACTGCGTGCATGGCGTACCTCCTGCGATACGTGCCGGTCGGGTCAGATGTTGTAGATGCCGGTCTTGTAGCGGGCCAGGTTGGCCGGATCGGTGAACCATCGCGCGGTCCGTGCGAGCCCCTCCTCCAGTGTGTTGCCGGGCCGCCAGCCGGTCGCCTCGGTCAGCCGGGTGGCGTCGGCGACGAGCCGCATCACCTCGGAGTTCGCGGGCCGCAGGCGCGCGGAGTCCTCCTGGACGTCGAGCGGGGCGTCCATGACCTTGCCGATCAGCGCGACGAGGTCGCCGACGGATATCTCCCCGCCGGTCCCGGCGTTGAAGGTGCGGCCCACGACCTGCTCCGCCGGCGCGGTGCCCACCGCGAGGAACGCCCGCGCGGTGTCCTCGACGAAGGTGAAGTCCCGGGTGGGGCGCAGGTCGCCGAGCGTGATGGTGCGCTCCCCGGCCGCCACCTGGCCGATGACGGTGGGGATGACGGCCCGCATCGACTGGCGCGGGCCGAAGGTGTTGAACGGCCGCAGCGTCACCACGGGTGTGCCGAAACTGGCGTGGTAGCTGTCGGCCAGCCGGTCACCGCCCGCCTTCGAAGCGGCGTACGGCGACTGGGTGTTGATGGGGTGGTCCTCGGTGATCGGCACGGTCTGCGCGATGCCGTACGTCTCGCTGGTCGAGGTGTGCACGAGACGCGGGGTTTCCAGGGCGCGCACTGCCTCCAGCACGTTGAGGGCGCCGGTGACGTTGGTGTCCACGTAGCTGTGCGGGGCCTGGTAGGAGTACGGGATCGCGATGAGCGCGGCCAGGTGGTAGGCGCAATCGGCGCCTTCGAGCAGGCCGCGCACCGAGCCGGGGTCGCGTACGTCGCCGAGGACGATCTCGACCTGGTCCAGGACGTCGGCGGGCAGGGTCTCCAGCCACCCGTAGGAGGAGAACGAGTTGTACTGGGCCATGGCCCTCACGCGGTGGCCGGAGGCGACGAGCGCTTCGGTGAGGTGCGAGCCGATGAAGCCTTCGGCTCCGGTGACGGCGGCGAGCGGTGCGGAGGTCAACTCTTGGTCCCTTCGTAGTGGTCGTCGGGCGGTAGGCCGGTGTCCCCGCGCGGGGCGGGTGCCGGTCCGCGGTCCGATGGGAGTCGTTCGCGTGGTCAGGCGTGCGGGGAGGGCCGGCCGAGCAGGCGTGTC containing:
- the pgm gene encoding phosphoglucomutase (alpha-D-glucose-1,6-bisphosphate-dependent), producing the protein MQDARAGQVAGPEDLVDVARLVTAYYALHPDPAEPGQRVAFGTSGHRGSSFAAAFNEDHIAATSQAICEYRAAQGTDGPLFLGADTHALSEPARITALEVFAANDVTVLVDQADGYTPTPAVSHAILAHNRTRTSGLADGVVVTPSHNPPADGGFKYNPPSGGPAGSEATSWIQDRANEIMTGGLKDVRRIPYSRALAAPGTGRHDFLGSYAADLPNVLDLDAIRAAGVRIGADPLGGASVAYWGRIAEQHRLDLTVVNPLTDPTWRFMTLDWDGKIRMDCSSPYAMASLIERRDRFDIATGNDADADRHGIVTPDGGLMNPNHYLAVAISYLFAHREQWPAGAGIGKTLVSSGMIDRVAADVGRQLVEVPVGFKWFVDGLADGTLGFGGEESAGASFLRRDGSVWTTDKDGIILALLASEITAVTGKTPSEHYARLTDRFGAPAYARVDAPASREEKALLAKLSPRQVTADTLAGEPVTTVLTEAPGNGAALGGIKVATANAWFAARPSGTEDVYKIYAESFLGPDHLRRVQEEARSVVLAALDA
- a CDS encoding endo alpha-1,4 polygalactosaminidase, whose amino-acid sequence is MRRTVTAVVAALLTLAGCSGGHAPSPDPAPGARWQPRPGLAWQWQLDGEVDPSVDVPVYDIDGFENTSDDVARLHRDGRKVICYVNVGAWEDFRPDRRDFPRSLLGKPNGWHGERWLDIRQLPLLRPLMERRFDMCRDKGFDAVEPDLVEGYGNDTGFPLTARHQLRYNRMIAAIAHERGLAVGLKNDLAQIPHLLDDFDFAVNEECAQYDECALLAPFTAAGKAVFHVEYAEPTARFCPTARKLRLSSMLKKPELDTWRRQC
- a CDS encoding spherulation-specific family 4 protein, encoding MSLLIPLYVHPAEDPAAWHRLITCAARTYAVVLNPANGPGRAPDPAFVAAAEALRSAGARLLGYLDTDYGARDPEDITADLRRHQEWYAVDGCFLDQVPAAPHGLPDCRRLVRSARRLGASTVVLNPGVHPAPGYARLADLTVTFEGPWSQYVSDFSRPSWTTRLPAARLCHLVYGVPEPLVPLALRTAGERGAGVSGPVTGEPPNPWSRLTPALAEADR
- a CDS encoding NAD-dependent epimerase/dehydratase family protein, producing the protein MRILVLGATGYLGTHVVQRLRALPGARVLVGGRSPVADVRVDLATDRPQDLASALAAAAPDAVVNCAGATGGDAVTLAEVNARGPAVLCAALRDAAPGARLVHLGSAAEYGPTDPGVRVTESAATRPAGPYGATKLAGTVAVTASGLDAVVLRVGNPVGPGAPPTGLPGRVAALLADAGDDPEAMLRLGDLSAHRDFVDVRDVARAAQLAVTAPGPVPPVLNVGGGDARPVRELVRTLADAAGFRGLIAEEEAGGSTRSAQVSWQCSDITAARGALGWSPSHSLDASAAALWAAARPRARTAKGVPAR
- a CDS encoding NDP-sugar synthase, with product MHAVILAGGKGVRLRPYTTALPKPLVPIGDQHAILEIVLRQLSTAGFTHCTIAIGHLGEIIRAYVGDGTQWGLKVDYATEESPLGTMGPLLTLRDRLPGHFLVMNGDVLTDLDYADVLRTHEASGTPLTIATYARKVHIDFGVLTTDASRVVAFTEKPSIDYRVSMGVYGVSRATLGDYTPGLPLGFDELVMDLLAAGRPPYAYEFDGYWLDIGRPDDYDRANAEFTSRKSLLLKGA
- a CDS encoding SDR family NAD(P)-dependent oxidoreductase; translation: MTSAPLAAVTGAEGFIGSHLTEALVASGHRVRAMAQYNSFSSYGWLETLPADVLDQVEIVLGDVRDPGSVRGLLEGADCAYHLAALIAIPYSYQAPHSYVDTNVTGALNVLEAVRALETPRLVHTSTSETYGIAQTVPITEDHPINTQSPYAASKAGGDRLADSYHASFGTPVVTLRPFNTFGPRQSMRAVIPTVIGQVAAGERTITLGDLRPTRDFTFVEDTARAFLAVGTAPAEQVVGRTFNAGTGGEISVGDLVALIGKVMDAPLDVQEDSARLRPANSEVMRLVADATRLTEATGWRPGNTLEEGLARTARWFTDPANLARYKTGIYNI